TCTTAAAGTAACGATTTAGGGACTGTGATTAAGTGGTCTAGttcattttttctataaacTATAGTGATTTATTTTAATTGGAGCCTCCatattattgataaaattatGTGGCTGAAATGTGATCAGAAGTGAAGTTATGTAGATATTGATATACTAGCAATGTTGCCGATAAGCTTAAGTGTACTAGAATTTCAGTTTAAGAAACATGCTTTTTCTGAtgaatttattttgtttctttagaAGTTTATGTTATTAATTAGTCCGCGGGAAGCTCACTCAAAACAATGAATAGTATTTGCAACCTGACTAGTTGCTTTGGTTAACTTTTCTTTGAATCAGGTTTGACTTGGTTATAATCACGAATGGAAAGAAGGAGAAGGTTGCGTCGGGTTTGCTCAATCCATTTCTATCCCACTTGAAGGTTGCTCAGGATCAAATTAGCAAGGGTGGTTATTCCATTGTTCTTGTGCCCGACTGCGGCAGTGATGCCGCCTGGTTTACCAAGGGAACTGTTGAAAGGTTTTCCGGAGTCCTGTCGCtccatttattgaatttgagattGGATCATTCATTTAAACAATCTAGTGCCTAGCGTGGATCTGCAATGCCGCCATCTTTAGAgactcttttttcctttctatttgTTATATAACCTGTAGATCAAGATTTCCATTTATATCTATGTTCTTACACTTTCTAAAGGAGAGGGAAGTTGTGAAGAAATGGCACTGAAATCATGCTTTTGAAAGTTAAATATATCTAGTGACTTGTAGACAGTTGGAGTACTAAAGTTTTTACCCTTTACAACTTCTTCTAggtgataattaattttcatataaatgAGAATGCTGAACTGATTTTTCTCTGCTCCTGTAGGTTTGTTCGCTTTGTGAACACTCCTGAGATATTGGAACGTGTGTATAATTTAGAGTCTGAAGTCTTACAAATTGAAGAGGCAATAGCAATTCAAGGAAATAATTGTATTGGGATTAGCACGGTATGTAAATAGTTAACATGGTTTCAAATTTGATGACTGCAATCAAAGATCTGCTAaggttattttgtatttttgcagttggaagaagaacaaatgAAAAAAGTGGAAAGTGCTGAAGGTACTACCGAAATAACAAGTGTTCTATCACAATTTTTTGctgaaatttattgtttttttaaactaaaagaaCTTGAGTGCTCTATGCAGGCAATGACATTAATGCAGAgaaatcaattataatttatgAGGTTAGTAGATCTTGAGTTCCTTAATTTCCTTCCCGATTATTATCATCTTATCATAATAAGTCTGTGTATATCTGCCAGTCCGTTACAGAGGGAACTGAAGCAAATGGAAGGACAAAAGCAGAGTCAAAGTAAATTCTATATCTCTTCAAATGCTTTTTCATCTTTTGTATGCAATTCATTACAAAATGGGTAGAAAATTTTCCTAATGATTTTTAGCCCTGACTTGGCATTCTTGAAGGATGGCATCTCTTAAGGTTTCAGGATAGCTGTTTATATATTATCTTAGAGTTCAACTAGGGAGCCAAATTTTTCAGTCAATATTagccaatttttttaatactaaattctaaattctaaattttaaaccctaaaccgtaaattATACATTCTGAAAcctaaattctaaaccctaaaccttctAAATAATGTGgggtgaaaaataaattttacaataaagaaaaaaaattggctaATGTTGGCTAATCAAAAGTTAGTTCTGTATACTTATTCACTATCttatatttcaaattaaagCTCAGTTTGGCTGTGAATTCCTCCCTTTGTATTAAGACTTTGAAACATTTGTTaatacatgaattaaacctCCGGCTAATCAATTTCTCCGGGTATCTTTGCCTGGCTTAGCACCCTTGAAGGATGTCATCACTCAAGCATTTCTGGATAGAGTTCAGCTGCTGAACATAATGTATTTTGCAGCTTTGTTTGTTATAATAGTCTGAGTGACTGTGTAAAACAGGTTGTTTAGAAGCCAGTTCATATTCATGGTTGTTTTCATTGTTTTGCAATAGAGGTCAGATTTTGAAAGTCCTGGTGACACGTAAGTCAATGCTGCAGAAAGAGCAAGGAATGGCATTTGCACGTGCTTTTGCTGCTGGTTTCGACATTGACTGCCTGCCAGCTTTAATGTCATTTGCTGAATGCTTTGAAGCGTCACGCTTGATGTAAGAACTAAATTTCTTTGGTCTTAAACATACATAATGGTCTTGCTAATGCTAAATCTTGCAATATTTCAGGGATGCATGTAGAAGATTTAAGGCTTtatggaaaagaaaacatgaaagtgGCCAATGGCTTGAAATTGAAGCTGGTGAAGTTACACCTAATCGTACAGACTTCTTTGCTACAAATGCATCAAGCATTATACTTTCCAATACTACCACTAAATCCCATACTGAATTGGAGTCAGGAAGTAATGGGAAAACAAATTCTGGTACCTTCTCTAGCACATTTTGAACTCGTAAAATTCATGCATGATATTGTACCTGACTGAATGCGTATTAGTCATTAGTCATCACACTTTATTACATGCACAAACACATGCCATGCATACTCGTATTTGAACCTAACCGTTCCTTTGAATCTCCAAGAGTCATTCTTCTGAATATAATAAGCAGATGCTCAAAGAATGTAGATGTCGTCGAAATCATTATTATTAGTGACCTCCGAGTGGATTAAGAATAGAAAATCAGTGGAGGAGGATCCATTGTGGACATTTGAGAGCGAGGGTCATGTGGAAGTTATTCAATAGTATAGTGGCTTTGGCTGGGTAAATTGGTGGCATTTTAGATGCTGTGGGCAATATCTGCAAATTTGGTGCCAAGGATTTTTCAATTCTTAGAAGTGTTTGGTTATTGTGGTCTATAGATGGAAGAATTTATTCTGACCAACTTGGGAAAGTTCTTGAAATCTGGTTTCTTGTTTCCTTTAAATGCCCTGAGATTCTTGTTTGTGCATTTTTTCAGTTAATTTTTCAGCTGATCAACGAGCAACAAAAGGTCTCCAAGATAATGTTCATGTCCAGTTTCCACATAATGGTTTTCCCCCTTGGCCCGTTCATTATCTCCCAGGTTCCTTACAAGCTTTTCAGCCGTATCCAGTGCAAGGCATCCCCTACTATCAGACCTATCCAGCAAACAACTCATTTTTGCAGCCAGAGGCTAAGAGATTAAATGCTGATCAAAATATGGGACACAGAAGGCATTCTATGGATAATGGAAACTATAATAATGAATCGGATGCTTTGAATGCAGAATTTTCAATGTTTCAGGATGAAATGAATATGGAAAGGGGAAGTTCTCGGACTGGAGATCAACGAAAGAAAGCTAGCCGATCGAGTAGACAGAAGTCTGGTATGGTGATCATCCGGAACATCAATTACGTAACAAACGCAGAACGGGCTTCAGCTTCTGCTTCTGAAGCTGATGAAGAGACTGAGGAATCTGCAAAGGCTACAAGAGGAAGAGGAATTAGTAATGAGGAATCTTTGAAGAAATTGAGTTCGTATGATAGGGATGATGCTGCAGACTGTGGTGATAAGGAAGCAGAAGGAGGACATTGGCAAGCATTCCAAAATTTGTTATTGAGAGATGTAGATGAAGATAGACATGCCGTTGACCAAGGCATGTTTGAAAAGGTAGATCATATCAGGAGAAAGAAACAGATTGGTGTCAACGATCCCTTAGATTTTGGTGAGAGGGGTATGTGTGAAATTCAAGGAGGTAATGGTGTAGATATGCACACCATTAGCAAGGGATCAATGCGCATGGCTACGTCAACTGATGGTGATTTGTTGTTATCCAAAAGGGCAAGTCAAACTGGTAGTGGCAGGTCTGTGGACGATGTACATTCTCAAGAAACTTCTGGAAGGAAGAATGGTTATAGGAGGGCTGCGAATGAGGATTTCATTGTTAATAAACAAGAAAGTGTGTCTGGTAATGCAAAGTCTTTTTCAGATATGATATCTATCAACGGACACAGTTTTTCAAACAATAAGTTGGAAAGGAGGTTGTTCCATGATGATAGTGATGACTCCTATATAGTGAACTCTAGGTCGGTTGGAGTTAGTGGTGAGAGAAATGCTATGGACATGGACTCGGAGTTCCCAAAGGTgcataagaagaaagaaaacctTTCCTGTGAGCCAGATGAATTGAACATGATGCCTGAACGGGGGACAGAAAAGGGTTTGATGGGTTATGGCCCTCTATTAGAATATGAAATGCGGGCCCAACCAAAAGGGCGTGCTTCACAAGATAAGAACAAAGCGGCATTGGCTCAAACCAAACCAGGATCTAAGATGTTGAATAAGGAGAAGAAATCAAGTGTTGGCCCAATTAGGAGAGGAAAAACGAATAAACCGAGTCCATTGGATGATGCACGAGCACGAGCTGAAAGACTTAGAAGCTACAAAGCTGATCTCCAGAAAACGAAGAAAGAGAGGGTACTTAAATTATATTTCCCTTCCATATAATGTTTATGTTACACAATGATATAATTAAAGGCCCAAGCCATGATCATTGACACCATATTCTAGAGTCAGCAAttcttttagtatgttttcatTTAGATTGATGGGATAACCATGTTTTCTAAGGATGTTCATCTGTTTCTCAActctttttgtttaattataaataaataggaAGAGGAAGACAGAAAACGCATAGAAGCTTTAAAGATGGAGAGGCAAAAGAGAATTGCTGCTAGGAGTAGCACCGTCACTGCTAAATCACCAGTGCCATCAAAAGTAACCACCACAAAGCTTCCGACAAAGCTTTCACCAAGCTCAAAATTTAGTGATTCTGAGCCAAGATCATCCTCTCCCTTTCAAAGATTCAGAATTGCTTCCATTGGATGCAATATTTCCCCCGAGGTCTCAAAAACCAGCAAATTAAATGGTGGAAGCTACTCAGCTACAAACAAATTAAGCCGGTCAGCTCCTTCTCTGCCTGATTCTAAGAAGGAAAAGGGGATTGATGGTAGAATTCATACCAAGTCAACAGTGGTGCAAAGTAGAAGATTGTCCGAACCTAAAATGACTAATATTCATCAGACTTCTTTGGCACGGATAAGAACATTGTCGGAACCCAAAATCAGCACCATTCCTCAATCTTCATCGGCACAAATTAGAAGATTGTCAGA
This sequence is a window from Arachis duranensis cultivar V14167 chromosome 2, aradu.V14167.gnm2.J7QH, whole genome shotgun sequence. Protein-coding genes within it:
- the LOC107474326 gene encoding COP1-interacting protein 7 isoform X1, with the protein product MTMNSSTKLDSAVFQLTPTRTRFDLVIITNGKKEKVASGLLNPFLSHLKVAQDQISKGGYSIVLVPDCGSDAAWFTKGTVERFVRFVNTPEILERVYNLESEVLQIEEAIAIQGNNCIGISTLEEEQMKKVESAEGNDINAEKSIIIYESVTEGTEANGRTKAESKGQILKVLVTRKSMLQKEQGMAFARAFAAGFDIDCLPALMSFAECFEASRLMDACRRFKALWKRKHESGQWLEIEAGEVTPNRTDFFATNASSIILSNTTTKSHTELESGSNGKTNSVNFSADQRATKGLQDNVHVQFPHNGFPPWPVHYLPGSLQAFQPYPVQGIPYYQTYPANNSFLQPEAKRLNADQNMGHRRHSMDNGNYNNESDALNAEFSMFQDEMNMERGSSRTGDQRKKASRSSRQKSGMVIIRNINYVTNAERASASASEADEETEESAKATRGRGISNEESLKKLSSYDRDDAADCGDKEAEGGHWQAFQNLLLRDVDEDRHAVDQGMFEKVDHIRRKKQIGVNDPLDFGERGMCEIQGGNGVDMHTISKGSMRMATSTDGDLLLSKRASQTGSGRSVDDVHSQETSGRKNGYRRAANEDFIVNKQESVSGNAKSFSDMISINGHSFSNNKLERRLFHDDSDDSYIVNSRSVGVSGERNAMDMDSEFPKVHKKKENLSCEPDELNMMPERGTEKGLMGYGPLLEYEMRAQPKGRASQDKNKAALAQTKPGSKMLNKEKKSSVGPIRRGKTNKPSPLDDARARAERLRSYKADLQKTKKEREEEDRKRIEALKMERQKRIAARSSTVTAKSPVPSKVTTTKLPTKLSPSSKFSDSEPRSSSPFQRFRIASIGCNISPEVSKTSKLNGGSYSATNKLSRSAPSLPDSKKEKGIDGRIHTKSTVVQSRRLSEPKMTNIHQTSLARIRTLSEPKISTIPQSSSAQIRRLSEPKMGTIRQNSLQRSRRLSEPKISTIRPSPSVETHNSGTRTTAKTKAVNVTESRKISAIVNHDKSKTAALPELKIRTSNASDSVQNRSSSTEKTQKLNGIKSSMNTAGTMMRKNEIHNSPNDDGDDNPIIEKTVVMLEYEKPRAPDFSNKKSENKPVPSRRQYDNDRVMDKAETVSSYALVTPILPMSTDIVDIESSENQSLLQPTEDKRDNTESKPSKSSSICTAEEPYHAPSARVSCSEDSCPRDSEQGNALPTRLETASTSIGARVSDSRNSMLEKIPEVIEKPVKDSPKGLRGLLKFRRKNHSLPSGPNMEADTGSVDGSQANNAGTNSSPNQVTLMSGDEAQSTSVTPQKSSRSFSLLSAFRSKSGEKKIMMA
- the LOC107474326 gene encoding COP1-interacting protein 7 isoform X2, whose product is MAFARAFAAGFDIDCLPALMSFAECFEASRLMDACRRFKALWKRKHESGQWLEIEAGEVTPNRTDFFATNASSIILSNTTTKSHTELESGSNGKTNSVNFSADQRATKGLQDNVHVQFPHNGFPPWPVHYLPGSLQAFQPYPVQGIPYYQTYPANNSFLQPEAKRLNADQNMGHRRHSMDNGNYNNESDALNAEFSMFQDEMNMERGSSRTGDQRKKASRSSRQKSGMVIIRNINYVTNAERASASASEADEETEESAKATRGRGISNEESLKKLSSYDRDDAADCGDKEAEGGHWQAFQNLLLRDVDEDRHAVDQGMFEKVDHIRRKKQIGVNDPLDFGERGMCEIQGGNGVDMHTISKGSMRMATSTDGDLLLSKRASQTGSGRSVDDVHSQETSGRKNGYRRAANEDFIVNKQESVSGNAKSFSDMISINGHSFSNNKLERRLFHDDSDDSYIVNSRSVGVSGERNAMDMDSEFPKVHKKKENLSCEPDELNMMPERGTEKGLMGYGPLLEYEMRAQPKGRASQDKNKAALAQTKPGSKMLNKEKKSSVGPIRRGKTNKPSPLDDARARAERLRSYKADLQKTKKEREEEDRKRIEALKMERQKRIAARSSTVTAKSPVPSKVTTTKLPTKLSPSSKFSDSEPRSSSPFQRFRIASIGCNISPEVSKTSKLNGGSYSATNKLSRSAPSLPDSKKEKGIDGRIHTKSTVVQSRRLSEPKMTNIHQTSLARIRTLSEPKISTIPQSSSAQIRRLSEPKMGTIRQNSLQRSRRLSEPKISTIRPSPSVETHNSGTRTTAKTKAVNVTESRKISAIVNHDKSKTAALPELKIRTSNASDSVQNRSSSTEKTQKLNGIKSSMNTAGTMMRKNEIHNSPNDDGDDNPIIEKTVVMLEYEKPRAPDFSNKKSENKPVPSRRQYDNDRVMDKAETVSSYALVTPILPMSTDIVDIESSENQSLLQPTEDKRDNTESKPSKSSSICTAEEPYHAPSARVSCSEDSCPRDSEQGNALPTRLETASTSIGARVSDSRNSMLEKIPEVIEKPVKDSPKGLRGLLKFRRKNHSLPSGPNMEADTGSVDGSQANNAGTNSSPNQVTLMSGDEAQSTSVTPQKSSRSFSLLSAFRSKSGEKKIMMA